In the Qipengyuania pelagi genome, one interval contains:
- the aroQ gene encoding type II 3-dehydroquinate dehydratase: protein MTSTIFALNGPNLNLLGTREPEIYGSDTLDDISAMVAARASELGLEVDFRQTNHEGTLVDWLHEAHATDAKAILLNAAAYTHTSIALFDAIKAIRVPVIEVHLSDPETREPFRHHSFVEPGAVAVVKGLGAKGYLVALERAAAL, encoded by the coding sequence ATGACCTCCACCATATTCGCCCTCAACGGCCCGAACCTCAATCTTCTCGGCACGCGCGAGCCGGAGATCTACGGATCGGACACGCTCGATGATATTAGCGCGATGGTTGCGGCGCGGGCGAGCGAATTGGGCCTCGAAGTGGATTTTCGTCAGACCAACCACGAAGGAACGCTCGTCGACTGGCTGCACGAGGCCCACGCGACGGATGCGAAGGCGATCCTGCTGAACGCGGCGGCCTATACCCATACCTCCATCGCCCTGTTCGACGCAATCAAGGCGATCCGTGTGCCGGTGATCGAAGTCCACCTTTCCGACCCAGAGACCCGCGAGCCCTTCCGCCACCACTCCTTCGTCGAACCCGGCGCGGTGGCCGTGGTCAAGGGATTGGGCGCGAAGGGCTATCTGGTCGCGCTGGAGCGGGCCGCCGCACTGTAG
- a CDS encoding F0F1 ATP synthase subunit C: protein MEAEAAKLMGAGLAAIGCGLAAIGVGNVFAKFLEGALRNPGAADSQQGRLFIGFAGAELLGLLSFVIAALLIFQ from the coding sequence ATGGAAGCTGAAGCCGCCAAGCTCATGGGTGCGGGTCTTGCCGCGATCGGTTGTGGCCTTGCCGCTATCGGCGTGGGTAACGTGTTCGCCAAGTTCCTCGAAGGCGCGCTGCGCAATCCCGGCGCCGCCGACAGCCAGCAGGGCCGTCTCTTCATCGGTTTCGCCGGTGCCGAGCTTCTGGGCCTTCTGTCCTTCGTCATCGCCGCCCTGCTGATCTTCCAGTAA
- a CDS encoding YnbE family lipoprotein: protein MALFKPSTKGAAAIAMLGTLAILPGCITVNAPEEPIVIELNVNIRQEVIYRLAEDAGNTIDQNADIF, encoded by the coding sequence ATGGCCCTATTCAAACCGTCGACCAAGGGAGCTGCGGCAATCGCGATGCTTGGAACGCTGGCGATCCTGCCCGGCTGCATCACCGTGAACGCGCCCGAAGAGCCGATCGTGATCGAATTGAACGTCAATATCCGGCAGGAGGTGATCTACCGCCTCGCTGAGGATGCGGGCAACACGATCGACCAGAACGCCGATATCTTCTAG
- a CDS encoding holin family protein has protein sequence MPLVESLVGPLASLLDKLIPDKEARAKAKLELLALEGTQELRVIETRLSAILAEAQSGDPWTSRARPAFLYVIYALILWALPMGLIAAISPGAAQNIASGMNAYLGGLPEPLYALFGTGYLGYTAARQWGKVKGVDR, from the coding sequence ATGCCACTCGTCGAATCGCTCGTCGGCCCCCTCGCCTCGCTGCTGGACAAGCTGATCCCCGACAAGGAGGCCCGCGCGAAGGCCAAGCTCGAATTGCTCGCGCTGGAAGGGACGCAGGAGCTGCGCGTGATCGAAACACGCCTCTCCGCTATCCTCGCCGAAGCGCAATCCGGCGATCCGTGGACCAGCCGCGCGCGTCCCGCCTTCCTCTACGTGATCTACGCCCTGATTCTGTGGGCGCTGCCGATGGGGCTGATCGCCGCGATCTCGCCCGGCGCGGCCCAGAATATCGCTTCGGGCATGAACGCCTATCTCGGCGGCCTGCCCGAGCCGCTCTACGCCCTCTTCGGCACCGGCTATCTCGGCTACACGGCGGCGCGCCAGTGGGGCAAGGTCAAGGGCGTCGATCGGTGA
- a CDS encoding YdbL family protein, whose translation MTRTTQFARNAAFALVAGATALGGVAAPAFAQRDPAYASARASGDIGEKMDGYLGIVVVETPALRRIVNDINIKRRAVYSEKAQAARATLEEYAFAAGCQAILKTEPGEKYQAPDGSWATRGAGVPQRDARCP comes from the coding sequence ATGACCCGAACCACCCAATTCGCCCGCAACGCCGCCTTTGCTCTCGTGGCCGGGGCCACCGCGCTCGGTGGGGTCGCCGCGCCCGCTTTCGCGCAGCGCGATCCTGCTTATGCGTCGGCCCGTGCATCGGGCGATATCGGCGAGAAGATGGACGGTTATCTCGGCATCGTCGTCGTCGAAACGCCCGCGCTGCGCCGCATCGTCAACGACATCAATATCAAGCGCCGCGCGGTCTATTCCGAAAAGGCGCAGGCCGCCCGTGCCACGCTGGAGGAATACGCCTTCGCCGCCGGGTGCCAGGCCATTTTGAAGACCGAGCCGGGCGAGAAATACCAGGCGCCCGACGGCAGCTGGGCGACCCGCGGTGCGGGCGTGCCCCAGCGCGATGCGCGCTGCCCGTAA
- the accB gene encoding acetyl-CoA carboxylase biotin carboxyl carrier protein, translated as MAERKGTAGSKSGMNVDIDIVRELAELLADTGLTEIEVEDGDRKVRVARGGFASAAPAMAAPVAAPAAPAAQPAAPAPAPASETSAPDMAGALKSPMVGTAYLAPEPGAPDFVKVGDSVKEGDTLVIVEAMKVMNPIAADKSGTVKAILIENAQPVEFDQPLVIIG; from the coding sequence ATGGCCGAACGCAAAGGCACCGCCGGTTCCAAATCCGGCATGAACGTCGATATCGACATCGTCCGCGAGCTTGCGGAATTGCTCGCCGATACCGGGCTTACCGAAATCGAGGTGGAGGATGGTGATCGCAAGGTGCGCGTCGCGCGCGGCGGTTTCGCGTCCGCCGCCCCCGCGATGGCCGCGCCGGTGGCCGCTCCCGCTGCGCCTGCCGCGCAGCCCGCCGCCCCCGCTCCAGCACCGGCGAGCGAGACGTCCGCCCCCGACATGGCGGGCGCGCTCAAATCGCCGATGGTCGGCACCGCTTATCTCGCGCCCGAGCCCGGCGCGCCCGACTTCGTCAAGGTCGGCGACAGCGTGAAGGAAGGCGACACGCTCGTGATCGTCGAGGCGATGAAGGTGATGAACCCGATCGCCGCCGACAAGTCCGGCACGGTCAAGGCGATCCTGATCGAGAACGCCCAGCCGGTCGAGTTCGACCAGCCGCTCGTCATCATCGGGTAA
- a CDS encoding F0F1 ATP synthase subunit A has protein sequence MAHSAKVDPMHQFTIEPLAGTENWELAGFNIAFTNSALWMLITVVVLAIFVAGGMRRQVVPGRWQMMVESFTGFIDDMLEANIGKAGRKYVPYVFSLFMFILFANLLGLLPLGVIGLHPFTFTSHFTVTGILAVISFSIVLLVGFFKHGFHFFSLFVPHGTPWPMVPIIAPIELISFMVRPFSLALRLFVAMMAGHVLLEVLSSFVISGGNAGPLYGIAIGIPSMVLMIAICALELLVAGIQAYVFALLTSLYINDAENLH, from the coding sequence GTGGCACATTCGGCCAAGGTCGACCCGATGCACCAGTTCACGATCGAGCCGCTTGCCGGCACCGAGAACTGGGAGCTGGCAGGCTTCAATATCGCCTTCACCAACAGCGCGTTGTGGATGCTGATCACCGTGGTGGTGCTCGCCATCTTCGTGGCGGGCGGAATGCGGCGCCAGGTGGTGCCCGGCCGCTGGCAGATGATGGTGGAAAGCTTCACCGGCTTCATCGACGATATGCTGGAAGCCAATATCGGCAAGGCGGGGCGCAAATACGTGCCCTACGTCTTCAGCCTGTTCATGTTCATCCTGTTCGCCAACCTGCTCGGCCTGTTGCCGCTGGGCGTGATCGGCCTGCACCCCTTCACCTTCACCAGCCACTTCACCGTGACCGGCATTCTCGCCGTGATCTCGTTCTCGATCGTGCTGCTGGTGGGCTTCTTCAAGCATGGCTTCCATTTTTTCAGCCTGTTCGTGCCGCACGGCACGCCCTGGCCGATGGTGCCGATCATCGCCCCGATCGAGCTGATCAGCTTCATGGTCCGCCCGTTCAGCCTCGCGCTGCGACTGTTCGTGGCGATGATGGCCGGGCACGTCCTGTTGGAAGTGCTGTCCAGCTTCGTGATCTCGGGCGGCAATGCGGGCCCGCTCTACGGGATCGCCATCGGCATCCCCAGCATGGTTCTGATGATCGCGATCTGCGCGCTAGAGCTGCTGGTCGCCGGGATCCAGGCCTATGTCTTCGCCCTTCTGACGTCGCTTTACATCAACGACGCCGAAAACCTTCACTAA
- a CDS encoding ATPase, which yields MPQIAQLAETWSSQIFWLLVFFGITFFFIGRLMVPRVMETVALRDKQIGDDLAAAQSARDAADEREEAWRTRENENRAAAQALIAKAKSDAALSNEKKLAEAQGRLDARLAEAEQRIAASREEAMGEIETVAAEAAQDIVQRLAGIKVTKPAANKAVKEAMIHG from the coding sequence ATGCCTCAGATAGCCCAGCTTGCCGAAACCTGGTCGAGCCAGATCTTCTGGCTGCTGGTGTTCTTCGGCATCACCTTCTTCTTCATCGGGCGGCTCATGGTGCCGCGCGTGATGGAAACCGTCGCCCTGCGCGACAAGCAGATCGGTGACGATCTCGCTGCGGCCCAGTCCGCACGCGATGCCGCCGACGAGCGCGAGGAAGCCTGGCGTACCCGCGAAAACGAGAACCGCGCCGCGGCCCAGGCGCTGATCGCCAAGGCCAAGAGCGACGCGGCTCTTTCGAACGAGAAAAAGCTCGCCGAGGCGCAGGGCCGGCTCGATGCCCGTCTGGCCGAGGCCGAGCAGCGCATCGCCGCATCGCGCGAAGAAGCGATGGGCGAGATCGAAACCGTTGCCGCCGAAGCGGCGCAGGACATCGTCCAGCGCCTCGCTGGGATCAAGGTGACCAAGCCCGCCGCGAACAAGGCGGTCAAGGAGGCCATGATCCATGGCTAA
- a CDS encoding AtpZ/AtpI family protein has product MSDETPAREPIGEDARIDALEERLKAAREREDKRNKPQVKGADASYRSGNRVLADLLGGVLGGLVLGWLVDWLAGTSPWGLLVGLFLGIIVAFRNIFRSAKTPPGD; this is encoded by the coding sequence ATGAGCGACGAGACACCCGCACGGGAACCCATCGGCGAAGATGCGCGGATCGACGCGCTCGAGGAGCGGCTGAAGGCCGCACGCGAGCGCGAAGACAAGCGCAACAAGCCGCAGGTCAAGGGGGCCGATGCGAGCTATCGCAGCGGCAACCGCGTCCTGGCCGATCTTCTCGGCGGCGTTCTCGGAGGCCTGGTGCTCGGCTGGCTTGTTGACTGGCTGGCGGGCACTTCGCCATGGGGTCTGTTGGTCGGATTGTTCCTCGGGATAATCGTGGCCTTCAGGAACATCTTCCGTTCGGCGAAGACGCCGCCGGGGGACTGA
- a CDS encoding DOPA 4,5-dioxygenase family protein, with product MRLRGFHAHIYFDPSELAEAEAFAASAKDRFGCPVGHFHLAPVGPHPRGSCQLSLRPAQFADFAVWATEARGDLTIFAHGLSGDDIADHTRHVVWFGPSEALDLSIFD from the coding sequence ATGCGCCTGCGCGGCTTCCACGCTCACATCTATTTCGATCCTTCCGAACTGGCCGAGGCCGAGGCGTTCGCGGCCAGCGCGAAGGACCGCTTCGGCTGTCCGGTGGGTCATTTCCATCTTGCTCCGGTCGGGCCGCATCCACGCGGATCGTGCCAACTGTCTCTGCGTCCGGCCCAGTTCGCGGATTTCGCCGTCTGGGCGACGGAAGCACGCGGAGACCTGACGATCTTCGCACACGGGTTGAGCGGAGACGATATCGCCGATCATACCAGACATGTGGTCTGGTTCGGTCCGTCCGAAGCTCTGGACCTGTCGATCTTCGATTGA
- the gloB gene encoding hydroxyacylglutathione hydrolase, which produces MLQIHQFLCLSDNYGFLLHDPDSGETVAIDTPDGEKYLAEAEAKGWTITQVWNTHWHPDHAGGNEAVVKATGARIVAPAEVAKLSAIDTQVKHGDTVSIGSHQARVIDVSGHTNGHIAYHLPQDDIAFVGDSVFALGCGRMFEGEAEQFWASLQRIKALPPETTLYCAHEYTASNAKFALHADPDNQALQAYAAEIAEKRERGEPTVPMGLARELETNPFLRADEPALQACWGGDSAAETFAALRKAKDAF; this is translated from the coding sequence ATGCTTCAGATCCATCAGTTCCTCTGCCTGTCCGATAATTACGGATTTCTCCTCCACGATCCCGACAGCGGCGAGACGGTCGCGATCGATACGCCGGACGGGGAGAAATACCTCGCCGAGGCGGAGGCCAAGGGCTGGACGATAACCCAGGTCTGGAACACGCACTGGCATCCCGACCATGCCGGCGGGAACGAGGCGGTCGTGAAGGCGACCGGTGCCAGGATCGTCGCCCCCGCCGAGGTCGCGAAGCTCAGCGCGATCGACACGCAGGTGAAGCACGGCGACACCGTTTCCATCGGATCGCACCAAGCGCGCGTGATCGACGTGTCCGGCCACACCAACGGCCACATCGCCTATCACCTGCCGCAGGACGATATCGCCTTTGTCGGCGACAGCGTCTTCGCGCTCGGCTGCGGGCGCATGTTCGAAGGCGAGGCCGAGCAGTTCTGGGCCAGCCTCCAGCGGATCAAGGCGCTGCCGCCCGAAACGACCCTTTATTGCGCGCATGAATACACGGCGTCGAACGCCAAATTCGCGCTCCATGCCGATCCCGACAATCAGGCCTTGCAAGCCTATGCGGCGGAGATCGCCGAGAAGCGCGAGCGGGGCGAGCCGACCGTACCGATGGGCCTGGCGCGCGAATTGGAGACCAATCCATTCCTGCGCGCCGATGAGCCCGCGCTACAGGCCTGCTGGGGCGGTGACAGCGCCGCCGAGACCTTCGCGGCGCTGCGCAAGGCGAAGGACGCGTTCTGA
- the rpsA gene encoding 30S ribosomal protein S1, with protein MASTANPTRDDFAAMLDEQLGAADEGGFEGRVVKGTVTAIENGMALIDVGLKSEGRVDLKEFMRGEDAHGLTVGSEVEVFVDRVENADGEAMLSRDRARREAAWDKLESEFGEGKRVEGRIFGRVKGGFTVDLDGAVAFLPGSQVDIRPVRDVTPLMDMAQPFQILKMDRRRGNIVVSRRAVLEETRAEQRSELINDLTEGQVIDGVVKNITDYGAFVDLGGIDGLLHVTDMSYKRVNHPSEMIEIGQTVTVQIIRINEDTQRISLGMKQLESDPWDGVSAKYPVGMKLTGTVTNITEYGAFVEIEPGIEGLVHVSEMSWTKKNVHPGKIVSTSQEVEVMVLEVDSEKRRISLGLKQAQRNPWEEFAEAHPVGSKVEGEVKNATEFGLFVGLPGDVDGMVHMSDIAWGISGEDALALHRKGEQVEAVVLDVDIDKERISLGMKQLEKGAPSADGTDSGALRKGQVVTVTVLEVRDGGLEVQVGDDGATGFIKRSDLGRDRDEQRSDRFQTGAKVDAMVTGFDRSKKPTFSIKAHQIAEEKEAVAQFGSADSGASLGDILGEALKKKED; from the coding sequence ATGGCAAGCACAGCCAATCCCACCCGTGACGATTTCGCCGCCATGCTCGACGAGCAGCTCGGCGCTGCCGATGAAGGCGGCTTCGAAGGCCGCGTCGTCAAGGGCACCGTCACTGCCATCGAAAACGGCATGGCGCTCATCGATGTGGGCCTCAAGAGCGAAGGCCGCGTCGATCTCAAGGAATTCATGCGCGGTGAAGACGCGCACGGCCTGACCGTCGGCAGCGAAGTCGAAGTCTTCGTCGACCGGGTCGAAAACGCCGACGGCGAAGCCATGCTGTCGCGCGACCGGGCCCGCCGCGAAGCCGCGTGGGACAAGCTGGAAAGCGAATTCGGCGAAGGCAAGCGCGTCGAAGGCCGCATCTTCGGCCGCGTCAAGGGCGGCTTCACCGTCGATCTCGACGGCGCCGTGGCCTTCCTGCCCGGTTCGCAGGTCGACATCCGCCCGGTGCGCGACGTCACCCCGCTGATGGACATGGCCCAGCCCTTCCAGATCCTCAAAATGGATCGCCGCCGTGGCAACATCGTGGTCTCGCGCCGCGCCGTGCTGGAAGAAACCCGCGCCGAACAGCGCAGCGAGCTGATCAACGACCTGACCGAAGGCCAAGTGATCGACGGTGTCGTCAAGAACATCACCGATTACGGCGCCTTCGTGGATCTCGGCGGTATCGACGGCCTGCTGCATGTCACCGACATGAGCTACAAGCGCGTCAACCACCCCAGCGAAATGATCGAGATCGGCCAGACCGTGACCGTCCAGATCATCCGCATCAACGAAGATACGCAGCGCATCAGCCTCGGCATGAAGCAGCTGGAATCGGATCCGTGGGATGGTGTCTCGGCCAAGTATCCGGTCGGCATGAAGCTGACGGGCACCGTCACCAACATCACCGAATACGGCGCGTTCGTGGAAATCGAACCGGGCATCGAAGGCCTGGTGCACGTTTCGGAAATGAGCTGGACCAAGAAGAACGTCCATCCGGGCAAGATCGTCTCGACCAGCCAAGAAGTCGAAGTGATGGTGCTGGAAGTGGACAGCGAGAAGCGCCGCATCTCGCTCGGCCTCAAGCAGGCCCAGCGCAATCCGTGGGAAGAATTCGCCGAAGCGCATCCCGTCGGCTCGAAGGTCGAAGGCGAAGTCAAGAACGCCACCGAATTCGGCCTGTTCGTCGGCCTTCCGGGCGACGTCGACGGCATGGTCCACATGTCCGACATCGCTTGGGGCATTTCGGGCGAAGACGCGCTGGCGCTGCACCGCAAGGGTGAGCAGGTCGAAGCGGTCGTGCTCGATGTCGATATCGACAAGGAGCGGATCAGCCTCGGCATGAAGCAGCTCGAAAAGGGTGCGCCTTCGGCAGACGGCACCGATTCGGGTGCGCTGCGCAAGGGCCAGGTGGTCACCGTCACCGTGCTCGAAGTTCGCGATGGCGGCCTCGAAGTGCAGGTCGGCGACGACGGCGCGACCGGCTTCATCAAGCGTTCGGACCTCGGCCGCGACCGCGACGAGCAGCGTTCGGACCGCTTCCAGACGGGTGCCAAGGTCGACGCGATGGTCACCGGCTTCGATCGTTCGAAGAAGCCGACCTTCTCGATCAAGGCGCACCAGATCGCCGAAGAGAAGGAAGCGGTTGCGCAGTTCGGCTCGGCCGACAGCGGCGCGTCGCTGGGCGACATCCTCGGCGAAGCGCTGAAGAAGAAGGAAGACTGA
- the accC gene encoding acetyl-CoA carboxylase biotin carboxylase subunit, giving the protein MTINRILIANRGEIALRIHRAAHEMGIETVAVHSTADADAMHVRLADHAVCIGPPSATDSYLNIANIISAAEISQADAIHPGYGFLSENAKFAEIVEAHEIKWIGPKPEHIRTMGDKVEAKRTAGALGLPLVPGSDGAVSDYDEAKKIAAEIGYPVIIKAASGGGGRGMKVCAEEDQLETLMKQAGSEAKAAFGDATVYIEKYLGNPRHIEFQVFGDGNGAAIHLGERDCSLQRRHQKVLEEAPSPVLSPEERDRMGEICAKAMRDMAYRGAGTIEFLWENGEFYFIEMNTRLQVEHPVTEMITGIDLVREQIRIADGKPLSCTQDEIRFTGHAIECRINAEDPFTFAPSPGKIDYYHAAGGMHVRVDSGLYAGYRVPPYYDSMIAKLIVYGRSREKCMMRLRRALEEMVIEGVKTSIPLHQELIQQPDVQSGDYSIKWLEEWLKEREG; this is encoded by the coding sequence GTGACTATCAATCGCATCCTGATCGCCAATCGCGGCGAAATCGCGCTGCGCATCCATCGCGCCGCGCATGAAATGGGTATCGAGACGGTGGCGGTCCATTCCACCGCCGATGCCGATGCCATGCATGTGCGCCTGGCCGATCACGCCGTCTGCATCGGCCCGCCGAGCGCGACCGACAGCTATCTCAATATCGCCAACATCATCTCGGCGGCCGAGATCAGCCAGGCGGACGCGATCCATCCCGGCTACGGCTTCCTCTCCGAAAACGCCAAATTCGCCGAGATCGTCGAAGCGCACGAGATCAAGTGGATCGGCCCCAAGCCCGAACATATCCGCACCATGGGCGACAAGGTCGAGGCGAAGCGCACCGCGGGCGCCCTTGGCCTGCCGCTGGTCCCCGGTTCGGACGGCGCGGTGTCCGATTATGACGAGGCGAAAAAGATCGCCGCCGAAATTGGCTACCCCGTCATCATCAAGGCGGCGAGCGGCGGCGGTGGGCGCGGGATGAAGGTCTGCGCCGAGGAAGACCAGCTCGAAACCCTGATGAAGCAGGCGGGCAGCGAGGCGAAGGCCGCGTTCGGCGATGCCACCGTCTATATCGAGAAATATCTCGGCAATCCGCGCCACATCGAATTCCAGGTCTTCGGCGACGGCAATGGCGCGGCGATCCATCTGGGAGAGCGCGACTGTTCCTTGCAACGCCGCCACCAGAAGGTTCTCGAAGAAGCGCCCTCGCCCGTCCTTTCGCCCGAGGAGCGCGATCGCATGGGCGAAATCTGCGCCAAGGCCATGCGCGACATGGCCTATCGCGGCGCGGGCACGATCGAGTTCCTGTGGGAGAACGGCGAGTTCTATTTCATCGAAATGAACACCCGGCTTCAGGTCGAACACCCGGTCACCGAGATGATCACCGGCATCGATCTGGTGCGCGAACAGATCCGTATCGCGGACGGCAAGCCGCTTTCCTGCACGCAGGACGAAATCCGCTTCACCGGTCACGCGATCGAATGCCGCATCAACGCCGAAGACCCGTTCACCTTCGCGCCCAGCCCCGGCAAGATCGACTATTATCACGCCGCTGGCGGGATGCATGTGCGCGTCGATAGCGGGCTCTATGCGGGCTACCGCGTGCCGCCCTATTACGACAGCATGATCGCCAAGCTGATCGTCTATGGCCGCAGCCGCGAGAAATGCATGATGCGCCTGCGCCGCGCGCTGGAGGAAATGGTGATCGAAGGGGTCAAGACATCGATCCCGCTGCACCAGGAACTGATCCAGCAGCCCGACGTGCAGAGCGGCGACTATTCGATCAAATGGCTCGAGGAATGGCTGAAGGAACGCGAGGGCTGA
- a CDS encoding phytanoyl-CoA dioxygenase translates to MAEGTRGLSQLDLDRDGAALHRGAAAGFLDALGIAFGQGPSPGRRVKSLAGLDSVLGRHGPVGKIAASHLGPKSRPVRAIAFDKTEGANWSLGWHQDRTICVKQRVDLPGFGPWTVKQGIDHVEPPFDLLARMLTVRIHVDSVDIENAPLRIALGSYANGLIPESDIALQVERSEMHECLAQAGDVWVYRTPILHASERAAVGRRRRVLQVDYSGDSLPDGLSWFYD, encoded by the coding sequence ATGGCTGAAGGAACGCGAGGGCTGAGCCAGCTCGACCTCGACCGCGACGGAGCCGCGCTCCATCGCGGTGCGGCAGCTGGCTTTCTCGACGCGCTAGGTATTGCCTTCGGACAAGGTCCATCGCCCGGGCGGCGGGTCAAGTCCCTCGCGGGACTGGATAGCGTGCTTGGTCGCCATGGTCCCGTGGGCAAGATCGCGGCGAGCCATCTCGGACCGAAGAGCCGCCCCGTTCGCGCGATTGCCTTCGACAAGACCGAGGGTGCGAACTGGTCGCTGGGCTGGCATCAGGATCGCACGATCTGTGTCAAGCAACGCGTGGATTTGCCAGGATTCGGCCCCTGGACGGTCAAGCAAGGCATCGACCATGTCGAGCCGCCATTCGATCTCCTCGCCCGGATGCTGACCGTCCGCATCCATGTCGATTCCGTCGACATCGAAAACGCCCCCCTTCGCATCGCGCTCGGAAGCTATGCCAATGGTCTGATCCCTGAAAGCGATATCGCGCTCCAGGTCGAGCGATCGGAAATGCACGAATGTCTGGCCCAAGCGGGCGATGTCTGGGTGTACCGCACGCCGATCCTGCACGCGTCCGAGAGAGCGGCGGTCGGACGGCGACGACGGGTGTTGCAAGTGGACTATTCTGGCGACAGCCTGCCCGATGGGCTGAGTTGGTTCTACGACTAG